The genomic DNA TATTGCAAAGACTAAAAGTTCCCTTAAAACTAATAAACAAAATTTTATAAATGCCTTGAAAAATTTTGATTACTTTAAAATATTTCCGAGTGAAACATCATTTGTGCTTATTAAGTTATTAAATAATACAGCTGATAATATTTGCTCTATGCTTTTAAATGATAAAATATTAATACGAAACTGCTCAAATTTTATAGGTCTTTCCAATGAATATATACGAGTTTCTTTAAAATCAGACGAAATTAATATTAAGCTTGCAGAAAAATTAATTTATTATTGCGCTTAAAAGGAGATTAAAACCGTATTAATAAAATTTTTATTCGAATATTAAATGAAGCTACTGAAATTATTTTTCCAAGTAAATGCTTATTGTGTCAAACTTTGTTTAGAACTTCGTCCATTGACAGTTTTTTTTATGACCAATTAAATTCATCGGTAATATCAGACGAAAATATACATAAAGAAATTATGGAGAAATTTTTATGCCAATCTTGCATAGAAAATCTATCCGCTAAAATAAGCCTTCCTATCTGTCATAAATGCGGAATTTTGATTCCAGAAAAAAAACGTATTTGCGATGCGTGTTCGAATTATCCTCCAGCATTCAGAATATCAAGGTCTTGGGGAATTTATGGCCATCTATTGCAGGAATTAATTCATCTTTATAAATATTCCGGGAAAATACAGCTTTCAAAGCCGTTTGGAGTATTATTATTTTTGTGCTTTATACAAAATTGGGAATTGAATGATATAGATATTATAGCCCCGGTTCCGCTGCATAAAAAACGTTTCAGATATAGAGGTTTTAATCAATCGTATCTTTTAGTAAAAAATTGGAGCCTTATATCAGAAAAATTAGGAATAGACATATCCCATATTAAAATTGAAAAAAAAGCCTTAACACGAATAAGAAATACAAAACCTCAAATTACAATGGATAAACACAATCGAGAAAAAAACGTAAAGGATGCATTTAGCGTAACAGATCCTGATCAAATCAAAGGTAAAAAAATTCTTATTATAGACGATGTTTTTACAACAGGGTCAACAGCTAATGAATGTGCTAAAGTGCTTTTGCAGAACAAAGCGCAATACGTTGATGTGCTTACTCTTGCAAGGGTAACGTAAAATTATTCTTGTGACCCCTATAATTTCTTGCTATATGATTTGAAGGTTATACTCGTAGTTAATTAAGAAATTAAAATTAAGGAGGCAACTAT from Desulfobacterales bacterium includes the following:
- a CDS encoding ComF family protein, which gives rise to MFRTSSIDSFFYDQLNSSVISDENIHKEIMEKFLCQSCIENLSAKISLPICHKCGILIPEKKRICDACSNYPPAFRISRSWGIYGHLLQELIHLYKYSGKIQLSKPFGVLLFLCFIQNWELNDIDIIAPVPLHKKRFRYRGFNQSYLLVKNWSLISEKLGIDISHIKIEKKALTRIRNTKPQITMDKHNREKNVKDAFSVTDPDQIKGKKILIIDDVFTTGSTANECAKVLLQNKAQYVDVLTLARVT